In Elusimicrobiota bacterium, the genomic window GACTTCCCCGAGCCCGACAGGCCGGTCACCACCACGATCTTGCCGCGGGGGAGGTCCAGGCTGACGTTCTTGAGGTTGTGCTGGCGCGCGCCGAACTTTTTGAGGGGGTCGATCGTATGTTAGGTGAAGGGGAAAGCGGGCCTCCCCGAAAAACTACTGATGATCACTATTCCCGGGAATAGTGATCATCAGCAGTGAATCGAAGGACGAGCGAAGGAGGAGACATGACCGACGAGAACGGCGATCCGATGGACGCATGCGCGAGATTGAAGGATGAGGATCTGGTGCGAGAGGTGAAGTTCCTGGCCGAGCACGCGCGACACAATGAGATCCGCCTGCTCATCCATCTGTCCGAATTCGACTCGCGGCGATTGTGCCTGGAAGAAGGCTACCGCTCGCTCTTCGAATACTGTACCGGGACCTTGGGCTTCGATGAACAGGAGTCTTACCGGCGCATCCGCGCGGCGCGGATCATCCGAAGCTACCCGGAAGCACGGATCGCGCTCGAACGCCGGAAAGTGACCGTGGCATCGCTCGTCGTCCTGGCTCCCTGGCTCACTCGTGAGAACGCGGGGCCTTGGCTGAAATCCGCGGAGGGGAAGTCGCGGAGGGAGCTGGAACGCCTCGTCGCCGCCCGCTATCCGCAGGCGCCGCAGCCGGACGCGATCCGGAACCTGCCTCAGCGACCGGTCGTCGTCTCCGGCGCGCCGCCGGCCGCCTACGAAGCGCTCTCGGCCGGGGGAGAATCGAGAGATCGCGTGCACGAGGACCCCGCCGCCGCTCAGGGGGATTCGTCATCGCTTCCCGCGGAGTGGCCGCCGCTCCCGGGCGCTCCGGCTCGCCTCGGCTGGGGATGGCAGCAGATGTCGCCCGTCGCCGCCGACCGCGTGCGCGTCGGCTTCGACGCCGCCTCCGTGGTCGCTCAGCTGATCGAACGCGCCCGTCAGATCCTCCGTCACAAATATCCGGAAGGACGGCTTGAGGATCTGATCCGCGAGGCGCTCGAGGAGTATCTCGATAGGAAAGACCCTCAACGGCGCCTCGAGATGAAAACGGCCAAAGCCGAATGCGTCTCGGCGGGATCCGCCCCGGCGCCCGAGGAGAACGAACGCCTTCCCACGCGCTTCCTGCGCGCCTGGGCCGCGGGCCGCTACATCCCGGCGAAGGTCAAGAGCGCGGTGTGGACGCGCGACGAGGGACGCTGCGCCTGGCGCGAACCCGACGGGACCGTGTGCGGCTCCAAGGACTGGATCGAATACGACCATCTGCGGCCGTACGCGAAAGGAGGGCGCTCGGACGACCCGCGCAACATCCGTCTCTTGTGCCGGATGCACAATCAGGCGGCGGCCGAGGCGATGTTCGGGCCGCGGCCGCCCGAAACGGGGTTCAGCGCCGGTTCGGCTTCCGCTTGATGATCGTGTCGCGCCGCCACGCCGCCTTCGGCTTGGGGTAGTCGAGCGTGTAATGCAGGCCGCGCGACTCCTTGCGGAGCATGGCCGAGCGGATGACCATCATCGCGACGTCGGCGATGTTGCGCAGCTCCACGACGTCGGGCGTGGGGAGGAAGTCCCAGTAATAGCCGGAGATCTCGCGGCGGAGGAGCTCGAGACGGGCCCAGGCGCGGTCGAGGCGCTTGTTCGTGCGCACGATGCCGACGTAGTTCCACATCAGCTGGCGGATCTCGTCCCAGTTCTGGGAGATCACGACGGCCTCGTCCGAGGTCACGGCGCGGCCCGGGTTCCAGGGCTTCGGCGTGAAGGGCTCGGCGCGGCCCGGGGCGGAAGGCGAGGCGAGGTGCTCGGAGAGGCGGTGCGCGAAGACGCAGCCCTCGAGGAGGGAGTTCGAGGCCAGGCGGTTCGCGCCGTGGAGTCCGGTGTGGGCCGTCTCGCCGACGGCGTACAGGCGGGGCACGGAGGTGCGCCCCCAGGTGTCGGTGTGCACGCCGCCGCAGAAGAAATGGGCGGCCGGGACCGCGGGGATGGGGGTGACGGCCATGTCGATGCCGAAGGACTTCACCTTGGCGTAGATGTTGGGGAACCGGGACTTCAGGAAGGAGCGGGGATGATGCGTCATGTCGAGGTAGACGCACTCGTCGCCGGTGCGCTTGAGCTCGGCGTCGATGGCGCGCGCGACGATGTCTCGAGGCGCGAGCTCTTTTCTGCGATCGTAGCGGGACATGAACCGCGTCCCGTCCTTCAAGATCAGCTTCCCGCCCTCGCCTCTGAGGGCCTCCGACAGCAAGAAGCTCTTCGCTTGAGGGTGGTATAGGCACGTAGGATGAAACTGGACGAACTCCATGTTCGCCATCTTCGCGCCCGCGCGCCAGGCCATGGCCATTCCGTCGCCGGTGGCGATGTCGGGGTTGGTCGTGTACAGGTAGACCTTGCCGGCGCCGCCCGTCGCCAGGACGGTCGCCTCGGCGGCGAGCGGCTCGATCCGGCCGCTGGCGCGGTCCATCACGTACGCCCCGCGGCAGGCGCCGCCCTTGTCGAGCAGGAGGTCCACGGCCAGGGCGTTCTCGACGAGGGCGACGTTCTTGTCGCGGCGCACCGAGGACACGAGCGCCCGCTCGATCTCCCGCCCGGTGATGTCGCCCGCGTGCAGGATGCGGCGCTGGCTGTGGCCGGCCTCGAGGCCGAGGTCGACCACGGCCTCCCTCTCGGAGAAGCGCACGCCGAGCTCCTGGAGCTCGCGCACGCGCGCGGGCGCCTCGGACACGGTCAGGCGCACGACCGCCTCGTCGCAGATGCCCGCGCCGGCGACCAAGGTGTCCCGCACGTGGGACTCGAAGGTGTCGATCTCGCTCATGACGGCCGCGATGCCGCCTTGGGCGTAGTTGGTGTTCGACTCCGCCGCCTCCTTCTTCGTGACGAGGGTGACGCGGCCGAGGCGGGCCAATTTGTGAGCGGTCAGCAGGCCGGCGATGCCGCTCCCGAGCACGAGGAAATCGGAACGCCGGGGGGCTCGTTTGGTCATTGAAAGGGGGGTTTGGGAGTGCTAGATTACCATAAGCATCATGATCAGGTCTTTCAATAACCGGACTCCGCGCATACACCCGAAGGCGTTCGTCCACGATTCCTCCGAGGTCATCGGCAAGGTCTCGTTGGCGGAGGACGCCTCGGTGTTCCCCGGCTGCGTCCTGCGCGGCGACATCGATGAGATCAAGATAGGCGCGCGCACCAATATTCAGGACATGACGGTGATCCACACCCGCCACGGCAGCCCGACGATCGTCGGCAAAGGCGTGACCGTCGGACACCGCGCCGTCCTTCATGGCTGCCGTTTGGGCGACAACGTGCTCGTGGGCATGGGCGCGATCGTCATGGAAGCGACGGTCGGGGCCCGCACCCTCATCGGCGCGGGCGCCTTGATCCCCGCCGGAGCCAGGATCCCTTCCGGCGTGCTCGTGCTCGGCGCGCCCGGGAAGGTCGTGCGCAAGCTCCGCCCCGAAGAGCTGAAGATGCTCGGCGACAGCGAGCGCCAGTACGTGGCCCTCGCGAGGCGCCACAAAGCCGCGTCCCGCGTCGTGTTCGGCGGCTGAGCGTGACCCCCGCGGCGGCGTTCCTCGCGGGCGCGCTGGTCGGAGGCGCCGCCGCCGGGCTCGCGGCGCGGGCCGCGTACCAGCGCAAGGCGGCCCTGTTCGGGCGCCTCTTCTCGTTCGCGATGCACGAGCTCAACACGCCGATCACCGCGGTCAACATGACCGTCCTGAACCTGCTGTCCGAGGTGTTCGGCGAGCTCCCGGCGCCGCTGAAGCCCTGGATCGAGATGACCCGCGAGCAGGTCGGGCGCCTCAACGGCCTCGTCGGAGAGGTCCGCGATTTCGTCCACATGGAGCTGCACCAGGACCTGCGCGTGACGACGGCCGAGCTCACCGCCCAGGAGATCCTCGACGAGGCGCTCGTCTCCATCCGGCGCGCGATGGAGCAGGCCGGCGTGGAGCTGCGGGTCGAGGCCGCCGAGGACCTGCCCGTCGTGCACGCCGACCCCGACCGCGCCGCGCGCTGCCTGTCGAGCGTCCTGTTCCACGCGCGCAAGTTCCGCACCTCCGGCCCGGTCGCGCTGAGGGTGTCCAAAGCCCGGCACGGCGTCTCCTTCGCCGTCGCCTACCAGGGCCCGCGCCTGAGCCCGGGCGACGCGGAGGCGAGCCTCGACCTGTACTACCCGGCGCGCCTGCGCAAGGACCAGGTGCTGGGAGCGACGGGCCTGGGCCTCGGCCTCGTCCGCGAGGTCGCCCGGCTCATCGGCGGCGACCTCGAGTTCCGCGCCGAGGAGGACGGCCGCGCGGCCGTGACGCTCTACTTCTCCTCGGCGGAGGCCAAGGCATGAACCCGGCGCGAATCCTGATCGTCGAAGACGAGCCCGAGATCGCGGACAACCTGGCGGCGCTGCTGACCGCGAAGGGCCACAAGGTGTCGACCTGCCTCGAGGGCGCGGAGGGCGTGACGCGCGCCCGGAAGGAGTCCTTCGACCTGGTCCTGCTCGACGTGATGCTGCCCCGGATATCGGGCTTCGACGTGTGCAAGCTTCTGAAGGCCGACCCCAAGACCTCCAAGCTCAAGATCGTGATGGTCACCGGACTCGGCCGGATGGGAGACGTCGAGGAGGCGTTCCGGGCCGGCGCCGATGATTATCTTATAAAGCCGTTCGACTCCGCCCGCCTGTTCAAGAAGATCGAGAAGGTGATGGCCCAACCGTGAGCCGACTGCTCCTCGCCGCGCTGCTCGCGGCCTTCGTCGCGCGGCCGGCGCGGGCGCTCGAGGCGGCCGCGGCCAAGGTCGACATCACGCCGGACCTCAAGACGGAGAAGGTCTGGCTCGCGGGGTTCGGAGCGAAAGGCCGCCGTCCGACGGGCGTCCACGACCCGCTGTACGCGCGCATCGTCCTGCTGCGCGAGGGAGATAAGACGGTCGCCCTCGTGGGGCTCGACCTGCTCGGCTTCTACATCAACGACACGCGGTCCCTGCGCGCGCTCTGGGAGAAGGGCGACCCGACGCGCGGCCTGTTCGTCCACGCGACCCACACCCACAGCGGGCCCGACACGGTCGGCCTCTGGGGCCCGATGATCGGCGTCTCGGGGGTCAACCGCCGCTACATGGCGCGCGTCAACGCCCGAGTCGCCGAGGCGCTGGCCCTGCTCGAGAGCCAGCTCAAGCCGGCGACGGCCGCGGGCGGGCACGGGGCGCTCGACCCGCGCGGGCTTTGCCGCGACCTGCGCGACCCGCAGGTCATCGACCCGAACCTGAGCGTGCTGCGGCTCAAAGGCGCCGACGGGAAGGCCGTCGCGACCATCGTGAACTGGTCCTGCCATCCCGAGGTGCTCGGGCGGGAGAACACGCTCATCACGGCCGACTTCCCCGGGCCGCTGTGCGCCCGCGTCGAAGAGAAGACCGGAGGGCAGTGCCTGTTCCTGAGCGGGGCCATCGGCGGGCTGATGTCGCCGGACACCGACACCGAGAACTTCTACGAGGCGGCGCGCATCGGCGCCGCCGTCGCCGACGCCGCGCTGGCGCTGAAGACCGCGCCAGGGGGACGGGGCCTGTCCTATCGGGCGGCGACGGCCCGCGTGCCGGTCGAGAACTCCCGCTATCTCCTGTTCCTCACCGCGCTGACCGGAGGGCACGTCCTGTACACGCCGGAGGGGAAGGCGCTCGCCGCCTGGCGGGCGTGGCCGCTCTCGCTGCGCCACCTGATCTTCGGGCTGACGGACAAGAACCGCCCCTGGGTCGAGACCGAGGTCTCGGTCCTCGACGTCGGCCCTGCGCGCCTGCTGGGCATGCCGGGCGAGGTGTTCCCGGAGCTCGCCATCGGCGGCTACGACGGGCGGTACTCCTTCGGCCGGCCCGTCGTCGCCAAGGACGCGCCCGGACCCGACCTCGCCGCCGCCCCGAAGGGACCTTACCTCCGCGGCATGATCGCGGCCCCCGTTCCCATGCTCGTCGGGCTCGCCAACGACATGCTGGGCTACATGGTCCCCGAGTACGACTTCAAGGTCCGCCCGAGCAAGTCGATGCTGCCGCGCTGGCCCGGCCATTACGAGGAGACGAACTCGATCGGGCCTTCCTCGACCAGGATCCTGACCGAGGCCGC contains:
- a CDS encoding HNH endonuclease, whose translation is MTDENGDPMDACARLKDEDLVREVKFLAEHARHNEIRLLIHLSEFDSRRLCLEEGYRSLFEYCTGTLGFDEQESYRRIRAARIIRSYPEARIALERRKVTVASLVVLAPWLTRENAGPWLKSAEGKSRRELERLVAARYPQAPQPDAIRNLPQRPVVVSGAPPAAYEALSAGGESRDRVHEDPAAAQGDSSSLPAEWPPLPGAPARLGWGWQQMSPVAADRVRVGFDAASVVAQLIERARQILRHKYPEGRLEDLIREALEEYLDRKDPQRRLEMKTAKAECVSAGSAPAPEENERLPTRFLRAWAAGRYIPAKVKSAVWTRDEGRCAWREPDGTVCGSKDWIEYDHLRPYAKGGRSDDPRNIRLLCRMHNQAAAEAMFGPRPPETGFSAGSASA
- the nadB gene encoding L-aspartate oxidase — protein: MTKRAPRRSDFLVLGSGIAGLLTAHKLARLGRVTLVTKKEAAESNTNYAQGGIAAVMSEIDTFESHVRDTLVAGAGICDEAVVRLTVSEAPARVRELQELGVRFSEREAVVDLGLEAGHSQRRILHAGDITGREIERALVSSVRRDKNVALVENALAVDLLLDKGGACRGAYVMDRASGRIEPLAAEATVLATGGAGKVYLYTTNPDIATGDGMAMAWRAGAKMANMEFVQFHPTCLYHPQAKSFLLSEALRGEGGKLILKDGTRFMSRYDRRKELAPRDIVARAIDAELKRTGDECVYLDMTHHPRSFLKSRFPNIYAKVKSFGIDMAVTPIPAVPAAHFFCGGVHTDTWGRTSVPRLYAVGETAHTGLHGANRLASNSLLEGCVFAHRLSEHLASPSAPGRAEPFTPKPWNPGRAVTSDEAVVISQNWDEIRQLMWNYVGIVRTNKRLDRAWARLELLRREISGYYWDFLPTPDVVELRNIADVAMMVIRSAMLRKESRGLHYTLDYPKPKAAWRRDTIIKRKPNRR
- a CDS encoding gamma carbonic anhydrase family protein, giving the protein MIRSFNNRTPRIHPKAFVHDSSEVIGKVSLAEDASVFPGCVLRGDIDEIKIGARTNIQDMTVIHTRHGSPTIVGKGVTVGHRAVLHGCRLGDNVLVGMGAIVMEATVGARTLIGAGALIPAGARIPSGVLVLGAPGKVVRKLRPEELKMLGDSERQYVALARRHKAASRVVFGG
- a CDS encoding HAMP domain-containing histidine kinase, producing MTPAAAFLAGALVGGAAAGLAARAAYQRKAALFGRLFSFAMHELNTPITAVNMTVLNLLSEVFGELPAPLKPWIEMTREQVGRLNGLVGEVRDFVHMELHQDLRVTTAELTAQEILDEALVSIRRAMEQAGVELRVEAAEDLPVVHADPDRAARCLSSVLFHARKFRTSGPVALRVSKARHGVSFAVAYQGPRLSPGDAEASLDLYYPARLRKDQVLGATGLGLGLVREVARLIGGDLEFRAEEDGRAAVTLYFSSAEAKA
- a CDS encoding response regulator, with product MNPARILIVEDEPEIADNLAALLTAKGHKVSTCLEGAEGVTRARKESFDLVLLDVMLPRISGFDVCKLLKADPKTSKLKIVMVTGLGRMGDVEEAFRAGADDYLIKPFDSARLFKKIEKVMAQP